A window of Pseudomonas monteilii contains these coding sequences:
- a CDS encoding alpha/beta hydrolase, with the protein MQRIQAGVLSVAYRDEGPRDAPVAVLLHGFPYDVHAYDEVVPRLTAQGVRCVVPFLRGYGGTRFLDPGTLRSGEQAALGADLLALLDALAIERAVLAGYDWGGRAACVVAALWPERVVGLVSAEPGYNIQNIATASRPTEPEAEHRLWYQYYLHGERGKAGLHAHRRAFCQLLWRQWSPSWAFDEATYLATAKAFEHPDFVEVVVHSYRHRFGLVAGDPAYSSIEAHLALQPTIEVPSILLAGADDGVAPPQRDADARRGFRQVLQRQVLPGIGHNVPQEAPEAFANAVTALFTHTRVTLPWTR; encoded by the coding sequence CTGCAGCGGATCCAGGCCGGCGTGCTGAGCGTTGCCTACCGTGACGAAGGTCCGCGGGATGCACCCGTGGCGGTGTTGCTCCACGGCTTCCCCTACGATGTCCATGCCTACGATGAGGTCGTGCCGCGCCTGACCGCGCAGGGCGTGCGCTGTGTGGTGCCGTTCCTGCGCGGGTATGGCGGCACGCGGTTCCTGGACCCTGGCACCCTGCGCTCCGGTGAGCAGGCGGCGCTGGGGGCCGATCTGCTGGCGCTGCTCGACGCGCTAGCGATCGAGCGTGCGGTGCTGGCCGGCTATGACTGGGGCGGTCGGGCCGCCTGCGTGGTCGCGGCCCTGTGGCCCGAGCGAGTGGTGGGTCTGGTCAGTGCCGAGCCCGGTTACAACATCCAGAACATCGCGACGGCGAGTCGTCCGACGGAGCCTGAAGCCGAACACCGCTTGTGGTACCAGTACTACCTGCACGGCGAACGCGGCAAGGCAGGCCTGCACGCCCATCGCCGTGCCTTCTGCCAACTGCTCTGGCGCCAGTGGTCGCCGTCCTGGGCCTTCGACGAGGCCACCTACCTTGCAACGGCCAAGGCCTTCGAACACCCGGACTTCGTCGAGGTGGTAGTCCATTCCTATCGCCACCGGTTCGGTCTGGTGGCGGGCGACCCTGCCTATTCGTCCATCGAGGCGCACCTGGCGCTGCAACCGACGATCGAGGTACCCAGCATCCTGCTGGCCGGTGCCGACGATGGCGTCGCCCCGCCCCAGCGTGACGCCGATGCGCGGCGCGGTTTTCGCCAGGTGCTGCAACGGCAAGTACTGCCGGGCATTGGCCACAACGTTCCACAAGAAGCGCCTGAGGCCTTCGCCAACGCGGTCACCGCTCTCTTCACTCACACAAGGGTAACGCTGCCATGGACCCGATAA
- a CDS encoding oxidoreductase produces MTCKPPELNRRSLCKWMAVGASTAALAPQVMAQAYTPPTPVDVGTVEGGQVKFPAWRGPADSPSSPPPAPLPPEQRVGFAIVGLGRLSLEEILPAFAQSLYAKPVALVSGTPDKLQAVAKQYGIKPEACYSYQDFDRIRDNPDVQVVYIVLPNAMHLEFCERAAKAGKHVLTEKPMAISSQQGQAMVEACRQAKVKLMVAYRIQYEPYNLHVKQLVRDKTHGRLVAYHGVNTQTVAQDGERQWRHKKDMAGGGSLVDIGLYCLNTARFITGEEPIEVYASLYSPAGDPRFAEVEETVQFTLRFPSHTVANCLTSYGGRDDKYQRLNLETAVLDMPNAFAYQGQRLSVIERADDATRNGEITLQPKNQFTQELDHMADCVLHDREPHTPGEEGVQDHKLMEAIYESARTGQPVRLPVVEGLDRFRGKA; encoded by the coding sequence ATGACCTGCAAGCCCCCAGAACTCAACCGTCGCAGCCTGTGCAAATGGATGGCCGTCGGTGCCTCCACCGCGGCCCTGGCGCCGCAGGTCATGGCCCAGGCCTACACGCCACCGACACCGGTGGACGTCGGCACGGTGGAAGGAGGACAGGTGAAATTTCCAGCCTGGCGCGGGCCTGCCGACTCGCCCTCCTCGCCGCCGCCGGCGCCGCTGCCTCCCGAGCAGCGTGTCGGGTTCGCCATCGTCGGGCTGGGTCGGTTGTCGCTCGAAGAAATTCTTCCGGCGTTTGCCCAGTCGCTCTATGCCAAGCCGGTGGCCTTGGTCTCCGGCACCCCGGACAAGCTGCAGGCCGTGGCCAAGCAGTACGGCATCAAGCCCGAAGCCTGCTACAGCTATCAGGACTTCGACCGCATCCGCGACAACCCCGACGTGCAGGTGGTGTACATCGTCCTGCCCAATGCCATGCACCTGGAGTTCTGCGAACGGGCGGCCAAGGCCGGCAAGCATGTGCTGACCGAAAAGCCGATGGCGATCAGTTCCCAGCAAGGGCAGGCGATGGTCGAGGCGTGTCGCCAGGCCAAGGTCAAGCTGATGGTCGCCTACCGCATCCAGTACGAGCCCTACAACCTGCACGTCAAGCAGCTCGTGCGCGACAAGACCCATGGCCGGCTGGTGGCCTACCACGGCGTCAACACGCAGACCGTGGCCCAGGATGGCGAACGCCAGTGGCGCCACAAGAAAGACATGGCCGGCGGTGGTTCGCTGGTGGACATCGGCCTGTACTGCCTCAATACGGCACGCTTCATCACCGGCGAAGAGCCGATCGAGGTCTATGCCAGCCTGTATTCCCCCGCAGGCGATCCGCGTTTCGCCGAAGTCGAGGAAACGGTCCAGTTCACCTTGCGCTTCCCGTCGCACACGGTGGCCAACTGCCTGACCAGTTATGGCGGTCGCGACGACAAGTACCAGCGCCTGAACCTGGAAACCGCCGTGCTCGACATGCCCAATGCCTTCGCCTATCAAGGCCAGCGCCTGTCGGTCATCGAGCGCGCGGACGACGCCACGCGCAATGGCGAGATCACCCTGCAGCCGAAAAACCAGTTCACCCAAGAGCTCGATCACATGGCCGACTGCGTGCTGCACGACCGCGAGCCGCATACGCCGGGTGAAGAAGGGGTGCAGGACCATAAACTGATGGAAGCCATCTACGAAAGCGCCCGCACCGGTCAGCCGGTCAGGCTGCCGGTGGTGGAAGGTCTGGATCGGTTCCGAGGCAAGGCGTGA
- a CDS encoding LOG family protein gives MLQRNVINASISPKGSLETLSQREVQQLSQFGSGSLYTLFRQCVLAILNTGAHVDNAKTILEAYQDFEVRIHQQDRGVRLELLNAPAAAFVDGEMIASTREMLFCALRDIVYTESELASQRIDLESSQGITDYVFHLLRNARTLRAGVEPKLVVCWGGHSISSEEYQYTKKVGHELGLRKLDICTGCGPGVMKGPMKGATIAHAKQRMHGSRYLGLTEPGIIAAEAPNPIVNELVILPDIEKRLEAFVRVGHGIIIFPGGAGTAEEFLYLLGILMHPENHDLPFPVILTGPRSAEPFLRQLHDFIGATLGEAAQRHYTMVIDDPAQVARQMVEGLKTVKQFRRERNDAFHFNWLLKIEESFQRPFDPTHENMANLALRRDLPPHELAANLRRAFSGIVAGNVKDKGIRLIEEHGPYQIRGDSAVLDPLGRLLQAFVEQHRMKLPGGAAYVPCYQVAT, from the coding sequence ATGCTCCAACGCAACGTCATCAATGCCTCCATCAGCCCCAAGGGCAGTCTGGAAACCTTGTCACAACGTGAAGTCCAGCAACTGAGTCAATTCGGCAGTGGCAGTCTGTACACGCTGTTCCGTCAATGCGTGCTGGCCATCCTCAACACCGGCGCCCACGTCGACAACGCCAAGACCATCCTGGAGGCCTACCAGGACTTCGAGGTGCGCATCCACCAGCAGGACCGTGGCGTGCGCCTGGAGCTGCTCAATGCTCCGGCCGCCGCCTTCGTCGACGGCGAAATGATCGCCAGTACCCGGGAAATGCTGTTCTGCGCCCTGCGTGACATCGTCTACACCGAAAGCGAACTGGCCAGCCAGCGGATCGACCTGGAGAGTTCGCAAGGCATCACCGACTACGTCTTCCACCTGTTGCGCAACGCCCGCACCCTGCGCGCGGGCGTGGAGCCCAAGCTGGTGGTGTGCTGGGGTGGTCACTCGATCAGCAGCGAGGAATACCAGTACACCAAGAAGGTCGGCCACGAACTGGGTCTGCGCAAGCTGGACATCTGCACCGGTTGCGGCCCAGGGGTGATGAAAGGCCCGATGAAGGGGGCGACCATCGCCCACGCCAAGCAACGCATGCACGGCAGCCGTTACCTGGGCCTGACCGAACCGGGCATCATCGCCGCCGAGGCGCCCAACCCGATCGTCAACGAGCTGGTGATCCTGCCGGACATCGAAAAGCGCCTGGAAGCCTTCGTGCGGGTCGGCCATGGCATCATCATCTTCCCGGGGGGCGCCGGCACGGCCGAGGAATTCCTGTACCTGCTCGGCATCCTGATGCACCCGGAGAACCACGACCTGCCGTTCCCGGTGATCCTCACCGGCCCGCGCAGCGCCGAACCCTTCCTGCGCCAGCTGCACGACTTCATCGGTGCGACCCTGGGCGAGGCCGCGCAGCGGCATTACACCATGGTCATCGACGACCCGGCCCAGGTGGCTCGGCAGATGGTCGAAGGGCTCAAGACGGTCAAGCAGTTCCGCCGCGAGCGCAACGACGCCTTCCACTTCAACTGGCTGCTCAAGATCGAAGAGAGCTTCCAGCGTCCGTTCGACCCGACCCACGAAAACATGGCCAACCTGGCCCTGCGCCGCGACCTGCCGCCCCACGAGCTGGCCGCCAACCTGCGCCGGGCGTTCTCCGGGATCGTCGCGGGGAACGTGAAGGACAAGGGCATTCGCCTGATCGAGGAGCACGGGCCTTACCAGATCCGCGGTGACAGCGCCGTGCTCGATCCGCTGGGCCGGCTGCTGCAGGCCTTCGTCGAGCAGCACCGCATGAAGTTGCCGGGTGGCGCGGCCTATGTGCCGTGCTACCAAGTCGCGACCTGA
- a CDS encoding trehalose synthase, producing the protein MTAPDKAYVEWLEGQSMLKAAQDRARTYSGQSRLWMNPYAEARPRRAIEIASVWLTVYPDSIIAAEGDSVLQALGHTELWKRLSEIGVQGIHTGPIKRAGGIRGRTFTPSVDGNFDRISFDIDPLYGTEQELIQMSRIAAAHNAVTIDDSIPSHTGKGADFRLAELSHGAYPGIYHMVEVREEDWGLLPEVPEGRDAVNLPPAVCDELKARHYIVGQLQRVIFFEPGVKETDWSATPVVVGVDGKPRRWVYLHYFKEGQPSLNWLDPSFTAQQLIIGDALHSIDCLGSRGLRLDANGFLGVEIRANDTAWSESHPLSLTGNQILGGMIRKAGGFSFQELNLTLDDIAQMSKGGADLSYDFVTRPAYQHALLTGNTEFLRLMLHEMHRYEIDPASLIHALQNHDELTIELVHFWTLHAHDMYLYKGQTFPGSILREHIREEMYELLSGEHAPYNLRFVTNGVSCTTVSIITAALGMRDLNAIGPQDLKLIQKIHLLLVMYNAMQPGVFALSGWDLVGALPLEPDQVAERMTDGDTRWIHRGGYDLAGAAPQAEASVMGIPRARALYGSLEAQLAEGDSFACMVKKVLAVRQAYGIASSRQILVPDVTSPGLLVMVHELPAGRGIQITALNFSNENISEPLTLTGFTPGPVVDMINETVEGDLSEDGVVQINLDPYEALSLRIVSSTGHL; encoded by the coding sequence ATGACGGCACCGGACAAGGCATACGTGGAGTGGCTCGAAGGCCAGTCCATGCTCAAGGCGGCCCAGGACAGGGCCCGGACGTACTCGGGGCAGTCCCGGTTGTGGATGAACCCCTACGCCGAAGCCCGGCCACGGCGCGCCATCGAGATCGCTTCGGTGTGGTTGACGGTCTATCCCGACTCGATCATCGCCGCCGAGGGCGACAGCGTGCTGCAGGCCCTGGGTCACACCGAGCTGTGGAAACGCTTGTCCGAGATCGGCGTGCAGGGCATCCACACCGGCCCGATCAAGCGCGCCGGCGGCATTCGTGGGCGTACGTTCACGCCCAGCGTGGACGGCAACTTCGACCGCATCAGCTTCGACATCGACCCGTTGTACGGCACCGAGCAGGAGCTCATCCAGATGAGCCGCATCGCCGCCGCACACAACGCGGTGACCATCGACGACTCGATCCCCTCGCACACCGGCAAGGGCGCCGACTTCCGCCTGGCCGAGCTGAGCCACGGCGCGTACCCCGGCATCTACCACATGGTCGAGGTCCGCGAAGAGGACTGGGGCCTGCTGCCCGAGGTGCCGGAAGGCCGCGATGCCGTCAACCTGCCGCCGGCCGTGTGCGACGAGCTCAAGGCCCGGCACTACATCGTCGGCCAGTTGCAACGGGTGATCTTCTTCGAGCCGGGCGTCAAGGAGACCGACTGGAGCGCCACGCCAGTGGTCGTCGGGGTCGACGGCAAGCCGCGGCGCTGGGTCTACCTGCACTACTTCAAAGAAGGCCAGCCTTCACTGAACTGGCTCGACCCGAGCTTCACCGCGCAGCAACTGATCATCGGTGATGCGCTGCATTCGATCGACTGCCTCGGCTCGCGCGGCCTGCGCCTGGACGCCAACGGCTTCCTCGGCGTGGAGATCCGCGCCAACGACACCGCCTGGTCGGAGAGTCACCCCCTGTCGCTCACGGGCAACCAGATCCTGGGCGGGATGATCCGCAAGGCAGGCGGCTTCAGCTTCCAGGAACTGAACCTGACGCTGGACGACATCGCGCAGATGTCCAAGGGCGGCGCCGACCTGTCCTACGACTTCGTCACGCGCCCGGCCTACCAGCATGCCTTGCTGACCGGCAACACCGAGTTCCTGCGCCTGATGCTGCACGAGATGCACCGCTACGAGATCGACCCGGCGTCGCTGATCCATGCGTTGCAGAACCATGACGAGCTGACCATCGAGCTGGTGCACTTCTGGACCTTGCATGCCCACGACATGTACCTCTACAAGGGCCAGACCTTCCCCGGCAGCATCCTGCGCGAGCACATCCGCGAAGAGATGTACGAGCTGCTCTCCGGCGAGCATGCGCCGTACAACCTGCGCTTCGTCACCAACGGCGTGTCCTGCACGACGGTCAGCATCATCACCGCCGCGCTGGGCATGCGCGACCTCAATGCCATCGGGCCGCAGGACCTGAAGCTGATCCAGAAGATCCACCTGCTGCTGGTGATGTACAACGCCATGCAGCCGGGCGTGTTCGCGCTGTCCGGCTGGGACCTGGTCGGCGCCTTGCCGCTGGAGCCCGATCAGGTGGCCGAACGCATGACCGATGGCGACACCCGCTGGATCCATCGCGGTGGTTACGACCTGGCAGGGGCGGCGCCCCAGGCCGAGGCCTCGGTGATGGGCATCCCCCGGGCACGGGCCCTGTACGGCAGCCTGGAGGCGCAGCTGGCCGAAGGCGACTCGTTCGCCTGCATGGTCAAGAAGGTGCTGGCCGTGCGCCAGGCGTACGGCATCGCCAGCAGTCGGCAGATCCTGGTACCGGACGTGACCAGCCCTGGTTTGCTGGTGATGGTGCATGAACTGCCTGCCGGTCGCGGCATCCAGATCACGGCGCTGAACTTCAGCAACGAGAACATCAGCGAGCCGCTGACCTTGACCGGCTTCACGCCGGGGCCGGTGGTGGACATGATCAACGAAACCGTGGAAGGCGATTTGAGCGAGGATGGGGTGGTGCAGATCAACCTGGATCCGTACGAGGCGTTGTCATTGCGGATCGTGAGCAGTACCGGGCATTTGTGA
- a CDS encoding methylenetetrahydrofolate reductase yields MSVLQQALHDGTFACIMEFVPKPSAARFDTFQRLMAGNRLCGWPMLAAVADRVGGRLDLSPLDTVASFDPPIPSLVHFSGKDREPHDLLAQLARMDAAGLRQLLVLTGDRLPGHEPGSHPVRYLESVAALQLVRQARPDWLLGAALNPFKYHEEEGGAQYFKAHKKLAAGADFLTLQLGFDADKHLEAQTWMARQPSPKPLLACVMGLTLGRAKMLEHVAGVVLTPSMRAVLEAEDAVSKAYAQTRSVERLAIQIVGLKLMGYAGIHLSGIHDAPQLAALDRQLTLALEALTTREQWAEAWQASWRMPDLPAVTFHPPGAHWRLGERRVSASSGERWRYRLLSGLHDQVFLPERLVGRMAGWAVGRPVWKTATGAQWLHRLERGLKRPVVGCDTCGSCRLHDTLYVCPETCPKGLANGPCGGTQLNRCEFGDRECVHGVKYRIAVSTGQTAVLTDRLIPCVEVEGRQRSSWPGWFG; encoded by the coding sequence ATGAGCGTACTGCAACAAGCCCTGCATGACGGCACCTTCGCGTGCATCATGGAATTCGTCCCCAAGCCCTCGGCGGCGCGCTTCGACACCTTCCAGCGATTGATGGCCGGCAACCGCCTGTGCGGCTGGCCCATGCTGGCGGCCGTGGCCGACCGGGTCGGGGGGCGCCTGGACCTGTCGCCCCTCGACACGGTGGCCTCCTTCGACCCGCCGATTCCGTCCCTGGTGCACTTCTCCGGCAAGGACCGTGAGCCCCATGACCTGCTGGCGCAGCTGGCACGCATGGACGCCGCCGGCCTCAGGCAACTGCTGGTGCTGACCGGCGACCGCCTGCCGGGCCACGAACCCGGCAGCCACCCGGTGCGCTACCTGGAGTCGGTGGCGGCCCTGCAGCTGGTGCGCCAGGCCCGCCCCGACTGGCTGCTGGGCGCGGCGCTCAACCCGTTCAAGTACCACGAGGAAGAAGGCGGCGCGCAGTACTTCAAGGCGCACAAGAAGCTCGCGGCGGGCGCGGACTTTCTGACCCTGCAACTGGGCTTCGATGCGGACAAGCACCTCGAAGCGCAGACCTGGATGGCGCGCCAGCCATCGCCCAAACCGCTACTGGCCTGCGTGATGGGCCTGACCCTGGGTCGGGCGAAGATGCTCGAGCACGTGGCTGGCGTGGTCCTCACCCCGTCGATGCGGGCGGTGCTCGAAGCCGAGGACGCGGTGTCCAAGGCCTACGCCCAGACGCGCAGCGTGGAGCGGCTGGCGATCCAGATCGTGGGGCTCAAGTTGATGGGCTACGCCGGCATCCACCTGTCCGGCATCCACGACGCGCCACAGCTGGCCGCACTGGACCGGCAACTGACCCTGGCCCTCGAGGCGCTGACCACCCGCGAACAATGGGCCGAGGCCTGGCAGGCCAGCTGGCGCATGCCGGACCTGCCGGCTGTCACCTTTCATCCGCCGGGCGCCCACTGGCGACTGGGCGAGCGCCGCGTGAGCGCCTCCTCGGGCGAACGGTGGCGCTACCGGTTGCTGTCCGGGCTGCACGATCAGGTGTTCCTGCCCGAGCGGCTGGTGGGCAGGATGGCAGGCTGGGCGGTGGGTCGTCCGGTCTGGAAGACCGCCACGGGCGCACAATGGCTGCACCGGCTCGAGCGAGGCCTGAAGCGGCCGGTGGTAGGCTGCGACACCTGTGGCAGTTGTCGGCTGCATGACACCTTGTACGTGTGCCCGGAAACCTGCCCGAAGGGATTGGCCAACGGCCCGTGTGGCGGAACGCAGCTCAACCGCTGCGAGTTCGGCGACCGAGAGTGCGTACATGGGGTGAAGTACCGGATCGCGGTGTCGACCGGGCAGACAGCGGTGCTGACCGACCGGTTGATTCCCTGCGTGGAGGTGGAGGGGCGACAGCGCAGTTCCTGGCCGGGGTGGTTTGGGTGA
- a CDS encoding thiamine pyrophosphate-binding protein, translating to MAITVGDFLVERLSQWGVTRIYGYPGDGINGVFGALRRSGKIEFIQCRHEEMAAFMASAHAKFTGELGVCISTSGPGASHLLTGLYDARMDHVPVLAITGQQARTALGGHYQQELDLVSMFKDVAGAYVQQAAEPSQVRHLVDRAVRTAVGERKVTALILPNDLQELPYEEPARAHGTLHSGVGYSRPKVVPYDEDLQRAADVLNSGKKVAILVGAGALKAGEQVKAITEKLGAGVAKALLGKAVLPDDLTWVTGTIGLLGTEASSNMMDECDTLLMIGSGFPYAEFLPKEGQARGVQIDLAPDMLSLRYPMEVNLVGDAADTLEALLPLIEQKTSRSWRHKIEAWRENWDRKIAKRALTSANPINPQRVVHEMSPLLPDNTIITSDSGSCANWFARDLKIREGMMCSLSGGLASMGAAVPYAIAAKFAHPERQVVALVGDGAMQMNNLAELITVAKYWKQWANGRWICAVFNNQDLNQVTWEQRVMEGDPKFSASQDLPDVPYHLFAISIGLKGIYVDKPEDVAGAWKQALASDVPVVIEFRTDPDVAPLPPHITLENAKKFTSFLLKGDPNEAGVIKQTAKQVLSSVLPGRTQKD from the coding sequence ATGGCAATCACCGTAGGCGACTTCCTGGTCGAGCGACTGAGTCAATGGGGCGTCACCCGTATCTATGGCTACCCAGGCGACGGGATCAACGGCGTGTTCGGCGCCTTGCGCCGCTCCGGCAAGATCGAGTTCATCCAGTGCCGACACGAGGAGATGGCCGCGTTCATGGCCAGCGCCCATGCCAAGTTCACCGGTGAGCTGGGTGTCTGCATCTCGACTTCAGGCCCTGGCGCCTCGCACCTGCTGACCGGCCTGTACGACGCGCGCATGGACCATGTGCCGGTCCTGGCCATCACAGGCCAGCAGGCGCGTACCGCGCTCGGTGGGCATTACCAGCAGGAGCTGGACCTGGTGTCGATGTTCAAGGACGTGGCCGGTGCCTATGTGCAGCAGGCCGCCGAGCCGTCCCAGGTGCGCCATCTGGTCGACCGGGCCGTGCGCACGGCGGTCGGCGAGCGCAAGGTCACCGCCCTGATCCTGCCCAATGATCTGCAGGAGCTGCCCTACGAGGAGCCCGCCCGTGCCCACGGTACGCTGCATTCGGGTGTCGGCTACAGCCGCCCGAAAGTGGTGCCCTACGACGAGGACCTGCAACGCGCGGCCGACGTGCTCAACAGCGGCAAGAAGGTCGCCATCCTGGTCGGCGCCGGTGCGCTGAAGGCGGGCGAACAGGTCAAGGCGATCACCGAAAAACTCGGCGCGGGCGTGGCCAAGGCCCTGCTCGGCAAGGCCGTGCTGCCCGATGACCTGACCTGGGTCACCGGCACCATCGGCCTGCTGGGCACCGAGGCTAGCTCGAACATGATGGACGAATGCGACACCTTGCTGATGATCGGCTCGGGCTTCCCCTACGCCGAGTTCCTGCCCAAGGAAGGCCAGGCCCGGGGCGTGCAGATCGACCTGGCGCCCGACATGCTGAGCCTGCGCTACCCCATGGAGGTCAACCTGGTGGGTGACGCGGCCGACACGCTGGAGGCGCTGCTTCCGCTGATCGAGCAGAAGACCTCGCGCAGCTGGCGGCACAAGATCGAAGCCTGGCGCGAGAACTGGGACCGCAAGATCGCCAAGCGCGCCCTCACCAGCGCCAACCCGATCAATCCGCAGCGGGTGGTGCATGAAATGTCGCCGCTGTTGCCGGACAACACCATCATCACCAGCGACTCCGGCTCCTGCGCCAACTGGTTCGCCCGTGACCTGAAGATCCGCGAGGGCATGATGTGCTCGCTGTCCGGCGGTCTGGCGTCGATGGGCGCGGCCGTGCCCTACGCCATCGCGGCCAAGTTCGCCCACCCCGAGCGCCAGGTCGTGGCACTGGTGGGTGACGGCGCCATGCAGATGAACAACCTGGCCGAACTGATCACCGTGGCCAAGTACTGGAAGCAATGGGCCAACGGCCGCTGGATCTGCGCGGTGTTCAACAACCAGGACCTCAACCAGGTGACCTGGGAACAGCGGGTGATGGAAGGCGATCCGAAGTTCTCCGCCTCCCAGGACCTGCCCGACGTCCCCTATCACCTGTTCGCGATCTCCATTGGCCTCAAGGGCATCTACGTCGACAAGCCCGAGGACGTCGCCGGCGCCTGGAAACAGGCCTTGGCCAGCGACGTACCGGTGGTGATCGAGTTCCGCACCGACCCGGACGTGGCGCCGCTGCCGCCGCACATCACCCTGGAAAACGCCAAGAAGTTCACCTCGTTCCTGCTCAAGGGCGACCCCAACGAGGCAGGCGTGATCAAACAGACCGCCAAGCAGGTACTGAGCAGCGTGCTGCCAGGCCGTACCCAGAAGGACTGA
- a CDS encoding lipase encodes MLRTDSDMQTVLNKYASFDAKAVEKITPAEARQQPTIADAVKGVLADEKRDSSPEALVPGVTARDTTVPGAAGALPATVYTPEGTGPFPVIVYFHGGGWVFADRKVYDAGARGLAKQANAVVVSVDYRRAPEAKFPAAHDDALAAYRWVSRNAASLKGDPTRLALAGESAGGNLAVATAIAAQKAGVTAPKHVLAVYPVAQSSTDTESYQKYADAMPLNKPMMLWFIDKVSKTPADVKDPRIDLVHAHLQGLPPVTIVNAEIDPLRDDGAQLEQALRSAGVSVERKLYSGVTHEFFGTAAVVKKAEEAQAYAGQRLKGDLQ; translated from the coding sequence ATGCTGCGTACCGATTCGGACATGCAGACCGTGCTCAACAAGTACGCCAGCTTCGACGCCAAGGCCGTCGAGAAGATCACTCCCGCCGAAGCCCGTCAGCAGCCGACCATCGCCGATGCGGTCAAGGGCGTGCTGGCCGACGAGAAGCGCGACAGCAGCCCCGAAGCGCTGGTCCCGGGCGTCACTGCTCGCGACACCACCGTGCCAGGCGCCGCAGGCGCGCTGCCGGCGACGGTGTACACCCCGGAAGGCACCGGGCCGTTCCCGGTGATCGTCTACTTCCATGGCGGTGGCTGGGTCTTCGCCGACCGCAAGGTCTACGACGCCGGCGCCCGCGGCCTGGCCAAGCAGGCCAATGCCGTGGTGGTCTCGGTCGACTACCGCCGCGCGCCGGAGGCCAAGTTCCCGGCTGCCCACGATGACGCCCTGGCCGCCTACCGCTGGGTCAGCCGCAATGCCGCCTCGCTCAAGGGCGACCCGACTCGCCTGGCCCTGGCCGGCGAAAGCGCCGGGGGCAACCTCGCCGTGGCCACTGCCATCGCCGCGCAGAAGGCCGGCGTGACCGCACCGAAACACGTGCTGGCAGTCTACCCGGTGGCTCAGTCGAGCACGGACACCGAGTCCTACCAGAAGTACGCCGACGCCATGCCGCTGAACAAGCCGATGATGCTGTGGTTCATCGACAAGGTGAGCAAGACCCCGGCTGACGTGAAGGACCCGCGCATCGACCTGGTGCACGCCCACCTGCAAGGGCTGCCGCCGGTGACCATCGTCAACGCCGAGATCGACCCACTGCGCGACGACGGTGCCCAGCTGGAGCAGGCGCTGCGCAGCGCAGGCGTGAGTGTCGAACGCAAACTGTACTCGGGCGTGACGCACGAGTTCTTCGGTACGGCGGCGGTGGTGAAGAAAGCCGAGGAAGCGCAGGCGTATGCAGGGCAGCGTCTGAAGGGCGATCTGCAGTAA